Proteins from one Muntiacus reevesi chromosome X, mMunRee1.1, whole genome shotgun sequence genomic window:
- the LOC136154627 gene encoding melanoma-associated antigen 10-like translates to MRFLAQVAHSSSLPKALGPHLYLCLTSMSCLTSGIVLVVEMSERSKPEDDLQDAGEAHGPVEVPLLEAEVGDSAFHLATYALASSSANVEALPQEILDRMMANLMKFLLLKYRAKELTSQAEMLDTVLRDNQEHFPVVFSEVSECLQLVFGVDVKEVDPAEHTYILVPTLGLTCDEMLSDGEGLPRAGFLVLVLSVIMRFGDPAPEEAVWGALSRMGVYVGREHCIFGEPRELLTQVWVQEGYLSYQQVPDSHPARYEFLWGPRAYVETSKWHVMSFTLRVMERALGAFPFMPAEDSREEE, encoded by the coding sequence ATGCGTTTCTTAGCCCAGGTTGCTCACAGCTCCTCTCTCCCCAAGGCCCTTGGTCCCCATCTGTACCTCTGCCTCACTTCCATGTCTTGTTTGACCTCAGGCATTGTGCTCGTGGTTGAGATGAGTGAGCGCAGCAAACCCGAGGATGACCTTCAGGACGCAGGCGAGGCCCATGGCCCTGTCGAGGTGCCACTCTTGGAGGCGGAGGTGGGGGATTCTGCATTCCACTTAGCCACCTATGCCCTAGCATCGTCCTCAGCTAAtgtggaggccttgccccaaGAAATTCTGGATAGGATGATGGCTAACctgatgaagttcctgctcctCAAGTATCGAGCCAAGGAGCTGACCTCCCAGGCGGAAATGCTGGATACagtcctcagggataaccaggagcactTCCCGGTGGTCTTCAGTGAAGTTTCAGAGTGCCTTCAGCTGGTCTTTGGCGTGGATGTGAAGGAGGTGGACCCAGCGGAGCACACCTACATCTtggtccccaccctgggcctcacctgtgaTGAGATGCTGAGCGATGGGGAGGGCCTGCCCAGGGCCGGCTTCTTGGTGCTGGTCCTCAGTGTGATCATGCGGTTTGGAGACCCGGCCCCTGAGGAGGCAgtctggggagcactcagcaggatgggggtgtaTGTTGGGAGGGAGCACTGTatctttggggagcccagggagcttcTGACCCAAGTATGGGTGCAGGAGGGATACTTGAGTTAccagcaggtgcctgacagccaccctgctcgttatgagttcctgtggggtccccgggcgtatgtggagaccagcaagtggcacgTCATGTCATTTACGCTCAGGGTCATGGAAAGGGCTTTGGGGGCATTCCCATTCATGCCTGCAGAGGATTcgagggaggaggaatag